From the Acidobacteriota bacterium genome, one window contains:
- the amrS gene encoding AmmeMemoRadiSam system radical SAM enzyme yields the protein MIREAMLWDPTEAGAAACRLCAHRCVIKPGQAGVCAVRENRDGRLVTLVYGEVVAAHVDPIEKKPFYHFFPGSRALSVAAAGCNFRCGFCQNWQISQAPRRPGGGVAGEPFEPEAIVRAALADGCRSISYTYTEPTIFFEYAYDTARLARQAGLLNNFVTNGYMTAEALEAVRPFLDAANVDLKAFRDETYRKVCGARLEPVLETIRRMRAVDIWVEVTTLVVPGLNDGPAEIEGIARFIASVDPDIPWHISRFHPDFEYDRTPPTPLATLRAAAETGRREGLRYIYVGNVGGESEDTVCRTCGAVLIRRRGFSVLADALRGASCPKCGAVLPGRFV from the coding sequence GTGATCCGCGAGGCGATGCTCTGGGACCCGACCGAGGCCGGCGCGGCGGCCTGCCGGCTCTGCGCCCACCGCTGCGTCATCAAGCCCGGCCAGGCCGGCGTCTGCGCCGTCCGCGAGAACCGTGACGGGCGGCTGGTGACGCTCGTCTACGGCGAGGTCGTGGCCGCCCACGTCGACCCGATCGAAAAGAAGCCCTTCTACCATTTCTTCCCCGGCTCGCGGGCCCTGTCCGTGGCCGCGGCCGGGTGCAACTTCCGCTGCGGCTTCTGCCAGAACTGGCAGATCTCGCAGGCGCCGCGGCGCCCTGGCGGCGGAGTGGCCGGGGAGCCCTTCGAGCCCGAGGCCATCGTCCGCGCCGCCCTGGCCGATGGCTGCCGCAGCATTTCCTACACCTACACGGAGCCGACCATCTTCTTCGAGTACGCCTACGACACGGCCCGCCTGGCCCGCCAGGCCGGCCTCCTCAACAATTTCGTCACCAACGGCTACATGACGGCCGAGGCCCTCGAGGCCGTCCGGCCGTTCCTCGACGCGGCCAACGTCGATCTCAAGGCCTTCCGCGACGAGACCTACCGGAAGGTCTGCGGCGCCCGGCTCGAGCCCGTTCTCGAGACCATCCGGCGGATGCGGGCCGTCGACATCTGGGTCGAGGTGACGACCCTGGTCGTCCCCGGCCTCAACGACGGCCCGGCCGAGATCGAAGGGATAGCCAGGTTCATCGCCTCGGTCGATCCCGACATCCCCTGGCACATCAGCCGCTTCCATCCGGATTTCGAGTACGACCGGACGCCGCCGACCCCCCTGGCCACCCTGCGTGCCGCCGCCGAGACGGGCCGCCGCGAGGGCCTCCGGTACATCTACGTGGGCAACGTCGGCGGCGAGTCCGAGGACACGGTTTGCCGGACCTGCGGCGCCGTCCTCATCCGCCGGCGCGGCTTTTCCGTCCTGGCCGACGCCCTGCGGGGCGCGAGCTGTCCCAAGTGCGGCGCCGTCCTGCCCGGGCGCTTCGTCTGA
- the nth gene encoding endonuclease III, with amino-acid sequence MEAARLRIKPIIRLLRKHYPEARTALEFRNPLQILVATMLAAQSTDKLVNTVTPALFRKYPTAEAFARADRAELEREIHATGFFRNKAKAIIGAAQRIVSAYGGAVPDSMEELTTLPGVARKTANIVLSAGYGKAEGIAVDTHALRLSQRLGLSGEKDPVKVERDLMALVPRPDWLDFNFLLVDHGRAVCQARKPDCPGCFLRRLCPSAAEFFPELEGP; translated from the coding sequence ATGGAGGCCGCGCGACTGCGGATCAAGCCGATCATCAGGCTGCTGCGGAAACACTACCCGGAGGCGCGGACGGCGCTCGAGTTCCGGAACCCGCTCCAGATCCTCGTGGCCACGATGCTGGCCGCCCAGAGCACCGACAAGCTGGTCAACACGGTCACGCCGGCCCTGTTCCGCAAGTACCCGACGGCCGAGGCCTTCGCCCGGGCCGATCGGGCCGAGCTCGAGCGGGAGATCCACGCGACCGGCTTCTTCCGGAACAAGGCCAAGGCCATCATCGGGGCGGCGCAGCGGATCGTCTCGGCCTACGGCGGCGCCGTCCCGGACTCCATGGAGGAGCTGACGACCCTGCCTGGCGTGGCCCGCAAGACGGCCAACATCGTCCTCTCGGCGGGCTACGGCAAGGCGGAAGGGATCGCCGTCGATACCCACGCCCTGCGCCTCTCCCAGCGGCTCGGCCTGAGCGGGGAGAAGGACCCGGTCAAGGTCGAGCGCGACCTCATGGCCCTGGTGCCCCGGCCCGATTGGCTCGATTTCAACTTTCTGCTCGTGGATCACGGCCGGGCCGTCTGCCAGGCCCGCAAGCCGGACTGCCCGGGCTGCTTCCTGAGGCGGCTCTGCCCCTCCGCCGCGGAGTTCTTCCCGGAGCTGGAGGGCCCGTGA
- a CDS encoding rubrerythrin family protein, whose translation MMKTTEDNVKAALAGESQAHVKYAAFAGKAEAEKLANIARTFKANSYAEQVHASNYVRILGALGPTKDNLAAAEGGESHEIAEMYPAFIAAAENEGEKAAGTYFRYSLAAEKVHAGMYRAAREAVAAGQDIAFKPIHVCSVCGFTMEGDAPDKCPICGSPKSKFVAF comes from the coding sequence ATGATGAAGACGACCGAAGACAACGTCAAGGCCGCCTTGGCCGGCGAGAGCCAGGCTCACGTGAAGTACGCCGCCTTCGCCGGGAAAGCCGAGGCCGAGAAGCTGGCGAACATCGCCCGGACCTTCAAGGCCAATTCCTACGCCGAGCAGGTCCACGCCTCGAACTACGTCAGGATCCTGGGCGCGCTGGGCCCGACCAAGGACAACCTGGCCGCGGCGGAAGGGGGCGAATCGCACGAGATCGCCGAGATGTACCCGGCCTTCATCGCCGCGGCGGAGAACGAGGGCGAAAAAGCGGCCGGGACCTATTTCCGGTACTCCCTGGCCGCGGAGAAGGTCCATGCGGGCATGTACCGGGCAGCCCGCGAGGCGGTCGCGGCGGGCCAGGACATCGCCTTCAAGCCCATCCACGTCTGCTCGGTCTGCGGCTTCACCATGGAAGGCGACGCGCCGGACAAGTGCCCGATCTGCGGCTCGCCCAAGTCCAAGTTCGTCGCCTTCTGA
- a CDS encoding aminotransferase class V-fold PLP-dependent enzyme has protein sequence MKRIYLDHIAATPVRPEVLEAMRPFLADSFGNPQSLHAWGRQAQEAVEAARAEVAALIGADPAEIYFTASGSEANNFAVKGLAAGQQARGRHLVVSAIEHTSVLNSVKALEKSGFTATLVPVDREGRVDPAAVEKALTRETVLVSVMTANSEVGTIEPAAEIAAVCRARNILFHTDAVAAAGSIPVDVKALGADALSLAGDQFYGPKGAAALFVRKGVRIMPLIDGGIQEGGRRGGTENVAGIVGLGRAAALARTEMAARAAALVPLRDRLLEELPRRVGHVLVTGPRTGRLPFHASFCVEFVEGEGMLLFLDMKGFAASSGSACTSKSLKASHVLLAMGLDHATAQGSLIFSLIDGTKGGDVEALLESFPPIVERLRGMSPLYTEFLKQRGS, from the coding sequence ATGAAGAGGATCTATCTCGACCATATCGCGGCTACGCCCGTGCGCCCCGAGGTTCTCGAGGCCATGCGGCCGTTCCTGGCCGACTCGTTCGGCAATCCCCAGAGCCTTCACGCCTGGGGGCGGCAGGCCCAGGAAGCGGTCGAGGCCGCCCGGGCCGAGGTCGCCGCCCTGATCGGGGCCGATCCCGCGGAGATCTACTTCACGGCCAGCGGCAGCGAGGCCAACAACTTCGCCGTCAAGGGCCTGGCCGCGGGCCAGCAGGCCCGGGGCCGGCACCTGGTCGTCTCGGCCATCGAGCACACCTCCGTCCTCAATTCGGTCAAGGCCCTGGAGAAGTCCGGCTTCACGGCCACGCTCGTCCCCGTCGATCGCGAGGGACGGGTGGACCCGGCCGCGGTGGAGAAGGCCCTGACCAGGGAGACCGTCCTGGTCTCGGTGATGACCGCCAACAGCGAGGTCGGGACGATCGAGCCGGCGGCCGAGATCGCCGCTGTCTGCCGGGCCCGCAACATCCTCTTCCACACCGACGCCGTGGCCGCGGCCGGCAGCATCCCGGTCGACGTCAAGGCCCTCGGGGCCGACGCCCTGAGCCTGGCCGGCGACCAGTTCTACGGGCCCAAGGGCGCGGCCGCCCTTTTCGTCCGCAAGGGCGTCCGCATCATGCCGCTCATCGACGGCGGCATCCAGGAGGGCGGGCGCCGGGGCGGCACCGAGAACGTGGCCGGCATCGTCGGGCTGGGCCGGGCCGCCGCCCTGGCCCGGACGGAAATGGCCGCCCGGGCCGCCGCCCTCGTCCCGCTGCGGGACCGCCTGCTCGAGGAGCTGCCCCGGCGCGTCGGGCACGTCCTCGTGACCGGCCCGCGGACCGGCCGGCTGCCCTTCCACGCCAGCTTCTGCGTCGAGTTCGTCGAAGGGGAAGGCATGCTCCTCTTCCTGGACATGAAGGGCTTCGCCGCCTCGAGCGGCTCGGCCTGCACCTCCAAATCCCTCAAGGCCTCGCACGTGCTCCTGGCCATGGGCCTAGACCACGCCACCGCCCAGGGATCGCTCATCTTCAGCCTGATCGACGGGACGAAGGGCGGGGACGTCGAGGCCCTGCTCGAGAGCTTCCCGCCGATCGTCGAACGGCTGCGGGGCATGTCCCCGCTCTATACCGAGTTTCTCAAGCAGCGAGGTTCCTGA
- a CDS encoding NifU family protein, translating into MKEKVEQALSKIRPALQADGGDVELVDVGPDGVVKVRLRGACGGCPMSQLTLKMSIERIVKKEVPEVTAVEAV; encoded by the coding sequence ATGAAAGAGAAGGTCGAACAAGCTTTGTCCAAGATCCGCCCGGCCCTCCAGGCCGACGGCGGCGACGTTGAGCTCGTGGACGTCGGGCCGGACGGCGTCGTCAAGGTCCGCCTGCGCGGCGCCTGCGGCGGCTGCCCGATGTCGCAGCTGACCCTGAAGATGAGCATCGAGCGGATCGTCAAGAAAGAGGTCCCCGAGGTCACGGCCGTCGAAGCCGTCTGA
- a CDS encoding PAS domain-containing protein yields the protein MANEERTKAAAAPVELDRGALSAEQIDLMMTHLPVDVSFVDETDTVRYYSASPGRIFRRTPSVIGRKVQNCHPAESVHIVQRIVDAFRRGERDTAEFWIELHGRFVHIRYFALRDKAGAYRGVLEVSQDATGIRALRGERRLLDWDRAEHQGDI from the coding sequence ATGGCCAATGAAGAGAGGACCAAGGCCGCGGCCGCGCCGGTCGAGCTCGACCGCGGAGCGCTCAGCGCGGAGCAGATCGACCTGATGATGACGCATCTGCCAGTCGACGTCTCGTTCGTCGACGAGACCGACACCGTGCGCTATTATTCGGCGTCGCCCGGCCGCATCTTCCGCCGGACGCCGTCGGTGATCGGCCGGAAGGTCCAGAACTGCCACCCGGCCGAGAGCGTCCACATCGTCCAGCGGATCGTCGACGCCTTCCGGAGAGGGGAGCGGGACACGGCCGAGTTCTGGATCGAGCTCCACGGCCGGTTCGTCCACATCCGCTATTTCGCCCTGCGGGACAAGGCCGGAGCGTACCGGGGCGTCCTCGAGGTTTCCCAGGACGCGACGGGCATCCGGGCCCTGCGCGGCGAGCGGCGCCTGCTCGATTGGGACCGGGCCGAGCATCAGGGAGACATCTGA
- the nifU gene encoding Fe-S cluster assembly scaffold protein NifU: MYSDKVMDHFANPRNVGIIPDADGVGQVGNPVCGDMMTFYIKVRDGRLADVKFQTFGCGAAIAVSSMVSEMAKGKTIDEALAITNELVAQELGGLPKNKMHCSNLGADALHEAIRNYRDRQAGLVPAGAAASDPHEHDEGMACPYCDTALDEKDKTFCRACRIEFEECPSCGGITKKGDSACIHCGRPLRGEA; encoded by the coding sequence ATGTACAGCGACAAAGTGATGGACCATTTCGCCAATCCCCGCAACGTCGGGATCATCCCCGACGCCGACGGCGTGGGTCAGGTCGGCAATCCGGTCTGCGGCGACATGATGACCTTCTACATCAAGGTCAGGGACGGACGGCTGGCCGACGTCAAGTTCCAGACCTTCGGCTGCGGCGCGGCCATCGCCGTGTCCAGCATGGTCAGCGAGATGGCCAAGGGCAAGACGATCGACGAGGCCCTGGCCATCACCAACGAGCTCGTGGCCCAGGAGCTCGGCGGGCTGCCGAAGAACAAGATGCACTGCTCCAACCTCGGCGCCGACGCCCTGCACGAGGCCATCAGGAATTACCGCGACCGGCAGGCCGGCCTGGTCCCGGCCGGGGCCGCGGCCTCCGACCCGCACGAGCACGACGAGGGGATGGCCTGCCCCTACTGCGACACGGCCCTGGACGAGAAGGACAAGACCTTCTGCCGGGCCTGCCGGATCGAGTTCGAGGAGTGCCCGTCCTGCGGCGGCATAACCAAGAAGGGCGACTCGGCCTGCATCCATTGCGGCCGGCCCCTGCGGGGCGAGGCCTGA
- the nadA gene encoding quinolinate synthase NadA translates to MDVLERIGELKRRGNAVILAHNYQAPEVQDAADFVGDSLELSRKAAGLEASTIVFCGVHFMAETAAVLAPGKTVLLPEIEAGCPMADMINGRELRAWKAGHPGLPVVCYVNSSAEVKAESDVCCTSSNAIAVVNSLGTDKVLFVPDKNLAAYVARETHKTVIAWDGYCYVHHRFTPRDIEEARARHPEAEVWVHPECPMDVIERADRVLSTGKMVVEARTTSRREIVIGTEKGIIYRLSRENPGVRFYPARETALCAHMKMTTLPKVLRALETGTTRVEVPADVADRARGAIQAMIRIS, encoded by the coding sequence ATGGACGTCCTCGAGCGGATCGGCGAGCTGAAGCGGCGCGGGAACGCCGTCATCCTGGCCCACAACTACCAGGCCCCGGAGGTCCAGGACGCGGCCGACTTCGTCGGCGACTCCCTCGAGCTCAGCCGCAAGGCCGCCGGGCTCGAAGCCTCGACCATAGTCTTCTGCGGCGTCCACTTCATGGCCGAGACGGCCGCCGTGCTGGCGCCGGGCAAGACCGTCCTCCTGCCCGAGATCGAAGCCGGCTGCCCCATGGCCGACATGATCAACGGCCGCGAGCTCCGGGCCTGGAAGGCCGGCCATCCCGGCCTGCCGGTCGTCTGCTACGTCAACAGCAGCGCCGAGGTCAAGGCCGAGAGCGATGTCTGCTGCACCTCGAGCAACGCCATCGCGGTCGTCAACTCGCTCGGGACCGACAAGGTCCTGTTCGTGCCGGACAAGAACCTGGCCGCCTATGTCGCCCGGGAGACGCACAAGACCGTGATCGCCTGGGACGGCTACTGTTACGTCCATCACCGCTTCACGCCGCGGGACATCGAAGAGGCCCGGGCCCGCCACCCGGAGGCCGAGGTCTGGGTCCACCCGGAATGCCCCATGGACGTCATCGAGCGGGCCGACCGGGTCCTGTCGACCGGCAAGATGGTCGTCGAGGCCCGGACGACGTCCCGCCGGGAGATCGTCATCGGCACCGAGAAGGGCATCATCTACCGCCTGTCCAGGGAGAATCCCGGGGTGAGATTCTATCCGGCCCGCGAGACCGCTCTCTGCGCCCATATGAAAATGACGACGCTCCCCAAGGTCCTGCGGGCCCTGGAGACCGGCACGACCAGGGTCGAGGTCCCCGCCGACGTCGCCGACCGGGCCCGGGGCGCCATCCAGGCCATGATCCGGATCTCCTGA